Within Pseudomonas brassicacearum, the genomic segment TGTACACACCGGCGCGATTGAACACCAGTTCCAGAGGCTTATCGATGATACCCATGGCCATCAGGCCACTGTTGATCAATCCGCCCGATTGCAGCAGCACAATCCACGCTGCCACCCGCACCAGGATCGACGTCCAGAACGGCAACAGCACCAAAATCATCAGCAGGTTGCTCTGGCGTGACGGCAGGTTCGCCAGCAGGTACGCCAACGGATAGGCCAGCACCAGGCAGATCGTGGTAATCACCAGGCCCATCCAGAACGTACGGGCAAAAATATCCAGGTAGATCGCCTGATCGGGGGTGGCCGGGGCCAGTTCACCGAGGTCATCGATGCGATGATCGACAGCCGCCAGCAGGTAATACGGGGTGACATCACTGGTGTTGCGGCGGATCACCTGCCAATACGCCGGATCGCCCCAGCGTTCGTCGAGGTTCTCCATCGCTTCTTTATAAGAGGCCGGCTCAGTGGCGAACGGCAGCGCACGGGCGGTCTTGGTCATCAGGCTGCGATAGCCGGCCAGTTCCATGTTCAGGCGCTTGGACAAATCGCCCAAGGTCTGATTCTTGCGGGCTTCGGCCAGGTCTTCGCTGGCGGCCTTGTATACCGGCTCGCCTGGCAACCCACGTCCGTCCCAGGCAGCGACCGCAGCGACGGTGCGCGGCATGCCATTGACCACTTCCGGATTGCTGACACTTTTGAACAGCAGCGCCACGATCGGCACCAGGAACACCAGCAACAGAAACAACACCAGCGGCGCGATCAAGGCCTGGGCCTTCCAGCGGTTGACCCGCTCGGCGCGCTTGAGCCGTTGCTTGAGGGTGGGGCTGGTGCCCGCGTTCAGTGGAACGGCGATGGCCATGGCGAACTCCGCAAATCTTTTTGATCGTTACAGCGGCGGCGAACCGCCACTGTTTATGGTGAAACGCAAATCCTGTAGGAGCTGGCGCAGCCTGCGATCTTTTGAGGCCCTCATGGACACTGAAGATCAAAAGATCGCAGCCTTCGG encodes:
- a CDS encoding ABC transporter permease, with product MAIAVPLNAGTSPTLKQRLKRAERVNRWKAQALIAPLVLFLLLVFLVPIVALLFKSVSNPEVVNGMPRTVAAVAAWDGRGLPGEPVYKAASEDLAEARKNQTLGDLSKRLNMELAGYRSLMTKTARALPFATEPASYKEAMENLDERWGDPAYWQVIRRNTSDVTPYYLLAAVDHRIDDLGELAPATPDQAIYLDIFARTFWMGLVITTICLVLAYPLAYLLANLPSRQSNLLMILVLLPFWTSILVRVAAWIVLLQSGGLINSGLMAMGIIDKPLELVFNRAGVYISMVHILLPFMILPIYSVMKGISPTYMRAAISLGCHPFASFWRVYFPQTYAGVGAGCLLVFILAIGYYITPALLGSPSDQMVSYFVAFYTNTSINWGMATALGGLLLLATVVLYLIYNWLVGASRLRLS